TCGCCGAGGAGGTCGAGGCAGAGCGGGACGCCGGGGACGGGGCCGAGGCCCCAGGCGTGGGCGCGGATGGCGCCGCCGGGGAGCGGGACGACGCGAGGGTCTTCGCCGAGCACGCCGGTGAGCCAGGCCCAGTCGTCGCCGCCGACCTCGAGCGGTGCGAAGCGGGCCATGCCGACGCGTCCGGCCTGCGCGAGTGCGTCGAGGCGCGGCGTGCGGGCGACCTCAAGCGGCGTGCGGTCGTCGAGCGCCTCGGAGGGCTCGTCGGTGGCGCCGTCGATGATGACGAAGAGGTACCGCACGCGAGGGCCAGCGTATCGCGTGCGCGGGGAGGCGGACGGCTACGCTGGCGTCCTGCACGAGTGGAGGTGACGCATGCCGTTCGATCCTGACGCCGCGGCGCAGCCCGGGGCGGGCATCTTTGGGTTGCCTGAGAACGCGGCGGACGCGGGGGTGGTGCTGGTGCCGGTGCCGTTCGACGCGACGACGTCGTACCGGCGAGGCACGGCGGGCGGGCCGCGCGCGGTGTTCGAGGCGTCGATGCAGGTGGATCTCTTCGACCCGCGACTGGGGCGGGTGTACGAGCGCGGGATCGTGATGCAGCCGGAGGATGCGAAGATCCGGCGAGCGAACGCGGAGGCGCGCCGGGCCGCGGACCCGATCATCGCGCGGGGCGGGGTCGAGCCGGACGCGCCGGTGCCGGCGTCGGTGCGTCGGTCGCTGGCGAAGGTGAACGCGGCGTGCGAGCGCGTGAACGAGATCGTCGACGCGCGCGTGAGCGAGATTTTGGAGGCGGGGCGCGTTCCGGGGGTGCTGGGCGGCGAGCATTCGGTGCCGTTCGGGGCGATCCGCGCGGTGGCGCGGCGGTTCCCGGGTGTGGGCATCCTGCACGTGGACGCGCACATGGACCTGCGCGAGGCGTTCGAGGGGTTCGCGTGGTCGCACGCGTCGATCATGCACAACGTGCTGACGCGCCTCGCGGGCGTGGCGCACGTGGTGCAGGTGGGCATCCGCGACTTCGGCGAGCGGGAGCGCGCGTTCGCGCTCGAGCAGGGGTCGCGGGTGCGGGTCTGGTACGACCATGAACTGGCCGAGGCGCTGCTGGAGGGCGAGCGGTGGAGCGTGCTCGCGGCGAAGATCATCCGGTCGCTGCCGCGCCAGGTGTACGTGTCGTTCGACATCGACGCGCTGGACCCGTCGCTGTGCCCGCACACGGGCACGCCGGTGCCGGGGGGGCTGTCGTTCCACCAGGCGTCGCTGCTGCTGGAGGCGTTGCGGGCGAGCGGGCGCACGGTGGTGGGCTTTGATCTCGTGGAGGTCGCGCCGGGTGCGAAGGGTTCGCCCGAGTGGGACGCGAACGTCGGCGCGCGCGTGCTGTACAAGTTGTGCGGGCTGGCGGGGAGCGTCGAGCCGACGGGGCGCCGCCGTGCGGGCGGCCGGCCGGCTCGCTAGATGGGGGATCGCCAGTCACCGCCGGCGAGCGTGAGCCCTGCGCGCACGGCGAAGGCCGCGGTCGTGTGCACGGCCTCCCAGACGTACCGCCCGCCGAAGAGGAAGAGCGCGGCGAACGCGGCCATGCCGTACATGGCGGCGTTGGGCCCTTCCCAGATGCGCCGGTAGGCGGGGACGAGGCTGCGGAGGATGTGCGAGCCGTCGAGCGGGGGGACGGGGAGCAGGTTGAACATGAAGCCCATGAGGTTGATCATGAGGCCGGTCCAGAGCACGGTGTGGACGTTGGCGTGGAAGGGATCGGGCGTGGAGGTCATGAACGTGAGCCAGGCGACGTCGAGCACGAGGCAGACGGCCGCGAGCAGCAGGTTCATGGCGGGGCCGGCGAAGGAAACCTTGGCGTCGTCGTAGCGCCCGCGGAAGTTGGCGGGCTGGACGGGCATGAGCCCCCAGGTGAATCCGAAGAGCGCGAGCATGATCCACGCCCAGGGGAATGGGATGTGGACGGTGGGGTTCCAGGTCATGTGCCCGGAGCGGATGGGGACGTCATCGCCGCAGAGGATCGCGACCCAGCCGTGGGCGAGTTCGTGGAGGGTGATGGAGACGATGACCCAACCGAGCCACGCGAGCGCGAAGACGGGGTTGAGGTGCCAGATGTCGCTGAGCCACCAGCCGGTCATGGGCGGAGCGTATCTGCACGCGCGCGAAATATCTCAGGCGCGTGGGCGACAGCGCCGCGGGGCCCGCCGGGGGACGGGGCTCAGGCGGTCTTGGCGGGGGTGGCGCGGCTGGCCTGCACGGCGCTCTGGCAGATCGTGTCGAAGAGCTTGGGGTCTTCGATGGCGATCTGGCTGAGCATCTTGCGGTTCAGGAGGATGCCGCTGCGCTTGATGCCGTTGAGGAAGAGGCTGTAGCGGGTGCCCCGCATGTGGCAGGCGGCGGTGATGCGCGTGACCCAGAGGCGCCGGTAGTCGCGCTTGACGCGGCGGCGGTCGCGGAAGCGGTAGACGCCCGCGCGGACGAGCGCGTTGACGGCGTGGTACTTGTTCTTGGACTTGACGCCGAAGTACCCGCGTGCCTTGCGGAGGACACGCTTGCGGGCCTGGGCGCGGGCGGCGCCTTTGCGGACACGAGGCATCTCGAGGCTCCTTCAATCACGCCGCGTGCGGGGCGGAGGGGCGGCCCTCCGGCTTCAAGCCCGACGGGCAGGGATCGGTTACGAACTCTTGGCGGCCTGACGGGCGGCGCGGCGCTGGGCGGGCGAGGGGCTGCGGCGCATCGCCGACTTGGGCTGCGTTCGCCCGCGCAGTCGGCGGTACAGCAGTTTCTCGAGGCGCTTCGTGTCCGCCGAGGCCATGTACGGGTCCTTGCGCATCTGGAGGAGGCGCTGTCCGCCCTTGCCCGAGCGCAGGTGCTTGTGACCGGCCATGCGATGACGGACCTTTCCGGTCTTGGTGATCCGGATGCGCTTCAGCAGGCCTTTGTGGCTCTTGTTCTTGGACATCCAGCGGGCTCCGCGTGCGATTCGACCGCCCGACACGAAAAGTCGCGCCGGGCAGGGTCAGGATGCTAGGCGTCAGCCCCGCCGGGTTCTACCACCCGTGGGCGGGCGCGTTCGCCGGGGAGCGGGTCACGGCGTGAGGAACGCGTCTTCCTCGGAGGAGGGGAACTCGCGCCCGCGGATCTCGATGAAGCCCTCGCGGACGCCGCGACGCCCCAGTTCGAGCGCGGTCTGCTCGGCGAGCTGCATCGGGGTGGTCAGCCAGATGTTGTCGCCGTCGACGACCGGGGAGGTGACCCAGCCGCCCGAGCCGTCGTTGCGCAGGACCCATTGGCCCTTGCCGCCGTGGTTGGCGGAGTTCTGCCCGGCGACCCAGGCGGACCCGGCCAGGACGCTGCGGACGACGGGCGACGCGTCGGCGAGGATGACGAGGCGGGGGCCCTGCGACCAGCGCGGGCGGCTCTCGCCGAACATGTTCTGATAACTGTACGAAACCTCGGAGATGCAGGACCAGTCTTCGGCGTTCGTCGGGCAGCGGCCGGCGGGGGCGGCGTCGTTGTTCGGGCAGGCCATCGCCGTAAGCGTGGTGTACTGGAGTTTGGGCAGACGGAAGAGATTGGCGGAGTTGGACTTTCCGGGCCCGCCGCCGACCTCCCACCACGCGCCGCCACCAAGGCCGGCGGCGGCGACGGGCAACTGGTCGCGATAGTCGTTGGAGTACATGCCGAAGGCACCGGCGAGCGTGGCGTAGTTGGTGCCGCACGCGCCCCGGGCCTGGTGCGAGCGGACGGTGGAGACCATCGGGACGAGGATGGAGGAGGCGATGAGCAGCGTGGCGGCGACGGAGACGAGATCGCCCAGGCGGAAGCCGCCGAACACGGCGCGCGAGGAGCGGTCCTGGCGGCGGACGCGGATGGGCACGCCCGACAGCGTGCGCTCGACGAGCGAGGGGTTGGAGATGGCGGGCCCGGCCGAGGCCGTGAGGAGCGAGCCGATGAGGGCGAGTCGCTCGGCGCGTGGGCGGAGCGAAGCGGGGACGCGCTCGGGGCTGAATCGTTCGGTGACGAAGGCGTCGAGGGCGTCCTGGTCGTCGGTGGAAAGGGCCGGCTCCCGGGCCGGGGCGGCGCGGAGCACGCGAGCCATGGTGACATCCGCGAGGGTTGCGGGGTCGCGGGCGCGCAGGCCGGGATCGGCGCGATCGAGCAGGGAGAGGAGTGAGACGATGCGATCGGCCCGGTGTCGGCGCTCGTCCGAGACGCGGCGCGGGTCCCAGCCTGCGGAGCAGATGTCGTCGAGAGCGTGCTGGTCGGCGGGAGAGAGCCGGTGCTGATTGAAGTCGGTCGGATGGGCGTGGTCGGTGGTCATGGCGTGTGAGGCGGCGTCCTGGGGTGGTCTTCTGTCGAACCTCGTGCGCGGGCGAGCGCGTCCCACTTTTTCGCGAACGCGGCGACGGCCGCGTGGAGTCGAGATTTCACGGTGCCGAGCGGGATTCCCAGTTCGTCGTGCATCTGTGCGTAGCTGAGGCGTTGGAAGTAGGCCAGGAGCAGGATTTCTCGGAGGAGCGGGGGCATCTCGTCGAGGGCTTCCTGGACGAGCCGGCTTGTCTCCTCCGCGTCGAGCCGGGCGTCGGGCCCGGGCAGGTTGATCTCCATCAGGTCGACGTAGGACGTGCCCGAGTCGTCGGAGCCGTTGTCGACCGGGGCGGAGAGTTCCAGCATCCTCCGCCGTCCCTTCCTACGGAGGTAGTCGCGCGCTTTGTTCGCCGCGATCGTGAAAAGCCAGGGACGAAAGCGGCGCGTGGGGTCGAATGTGTCGGCGGAGAGGTGAATCTGGAGAAAGGTCTCCTGGAAGACGTCCTCGGCGCCGGCGGCGTCGCCGGCCAGGCGGATGAGGAACCGCATGAGTTCCGCCTGGTGGCGTTCGATGAGCGTTCGGAGGGCGCCCCGGTCGCCGGTCCGATACTGCTCGAACAGTACTTCGTCGCTGGCCTGCTCCACCCGGCCCCTTTCCGCACGGCGCTGATTGAAGGACGCCCGGCAATACTACAGGATCGTTCCGAGTGTGCGTTCGAATCGCACCCCCCGCGTGCCGAAGCGCTGGACGCCCTCGGCCCGCAGCGCGGGGGCGACCTCCGCGACATAGCGGTCATAAGCCGCCCGGTCAGGGAAGACGTACCGCGTGATGACCTGCGGTGGTGCGGCGGGCTCGAGCACGAGGACGACCTCGGCGGCGAGCGCGCCGCCCCGGACGACGGCGGCGGTGTGCCCGTCCTGAAGCCACCGAACATACTCTTGACGAACGGCATCGTCCGGAAGAAACGCGGCGACCGTGTAGACGACCTGGTGCACGGGGGAAACCTAGGCTCGGGCGCCGGGAAAAGGCAATGAGCGGGCGGCGGCGGCGTTGTGCGCCGGGCAAGGAGTTCGACAGGCGATGGGGCATGAACATCCCCGGCACGAAGAAGCCGTCGGCTCTGCGCTGCCGTCCGGAGGGGACGGACCCGACGCCGACCTGGCGCGCGTGCTGCGCGAGGCGGCGGGCGGGAGCCAGCAGGCGTGGGGCGTGCTGGTGGGGATGTACGGGCGGCGGATCTTCGCGCTCGCGAAGAGCCGCTGCAGGAAGCGCGAGGTGGCGGAGGACATCACGCAATCGGTGCTCGCAACGGTTGCGACGAAGCTGTCGAGCGGGGAGTACGTGGAACAGGGCCGGTTCGAGGCGTGGCTGTTCCGGGTGGTGATGAACCGCGTGCGCGACCATGTGCGGTCGGTGCGGCGGCGTCCGGAGATGGCGGCGGGCGAGGCGGTGGAGGGCGTGGCGGCGAGCGGGCATGCCGCGACGGGCGGGAGCGAGTTGGACGCGCTGCGGAGCGCGATGGATCGTCTGGCGGACGCGGACCGGGAGGTCATCGAGTTGCGTCACCACGGGGGCATGAGTTTCAAGGAGATGGCCGAGATGCTGGGCGAGCCCCTGGGCACCTTGCTGGCGCGTCACCACCGGGCGCTGCGCAAGCTGCGGGAAATGATGGAAGCGGCGGAGGTTCGCGGGGAGGTCACGACATGACGCACAACGAACACACACACGACACGCCCGACGCCCTGATGGCGTCCCGCCTCGACGCGCTGGCGCGTGCGGAGCGCGCCGAGCCCGACGCCGGGTTCGAGGCGCGCCTGACGGCGGCGACCGTGGGGCGGCTGCGAGCCGCGCCGGTGATGGCGATTGCGCATGCGCCGGACGAAGTCGGCTCGGTGCGCCCGGCGGGGCGCCACCGCGCGGGCGGCGGGTGGCGGGCGGGCCTGCGCGTGGCCGCGGTGCTGGGTCTGGCGGCGGTGGCGGGCACGGCGATCCTGGGTCGTCTGGGCGGGGAGCCCGGGGCGCCGCCGGTCGTCGCGTCGCTGGCGGACGTGTCGGACGAGGATCTGTCGCTGGTGTTCGACGACCGCGCGATGACCGTGCTCTTCAGCGAGGCGGACGCCCTGGCGGAGTCGGTGCGGTCGCTGGACGAGGACGATGTGCTAGGAGGCGCGCTGTGAGGAAGCCGATGGTCGCGGCGTTGGTGCTCGTGATGGCGTGCGGCGCGGCTGCGGCGCAGCCGGCGGGCCCGGGGGGGGCTCCACCTCCGCCGGCGGACGTGCCGCGCGCGGGGTTCGGGAACGGCGAAGAACTCAAGCGGCGGCTGGAGCGCTGGCTGGACGAGATGGACGAGCGCGAGCAGCGGATACGAGACGCGCTGACGCGTCTGGAGGCCGGGGAAGAGCCGCGCGAGGTCGTGCGCGGGCTCGAGGGGATCTTGCGGATGGGCGCGCGCCTGGAGCCGGGCCGGGGCGAGGGCCCGCGGGGCGAGGGTGCGGAGCGGCGGTTCGGGCCGGACGGACCGGATGGGCCGGGGCCGGGCGACGATCGTCCGCGGCCTCGGGAAGGGGAGGGCTGGGGCCTGGCGGGCCCCGGGCAGCCCCTGACCCCCGAGTCACGCACGCGAGTTCTGAAGTTCCTGGGCGAGGTCATGCCCCAGTTCGCGAAGCGCCTGGAGCAGTATCGGGAGGTTGATCCCGAGGCGGCGGACCGGTTCCTGGGGCGCATCGCGCCGCGACTGCAGGACGCGGCCCGCCTGCGGAACAGCGATCCCACGCTGTTCGCGCTGCGCGTCGACGAGGTTCGTGCCGGGGTCGAGGTTATCGAGGCGATCCGCGAGGTGCGCCGGGCGCAGAGCGCGGGCGAGGACCTCAAGGCCCCCACCGCGCGTCTGCGCGAGACGATGGTGGCGCAGAACGAGGCTCGCTCGAAGTTGATGGCGCACGAGATCACCGTGCTCGAGAAGCGCATCGAGTCGATGAAGGGCGAACTGCGCCAGCGCGACACAGATGCGGCCGAACGCATTGATGATGTGGTGCGGCGCGTGCTCGAGGGACGGGGCGGCGAAGAGGGTCCCGGGCGTCCGGGCGGTCGGCCGGGGCGCAAGCCCTGAAGCGGGTGCCTGGGTTCGGCGGAACTACGAGACGATCGAGCCCGGGGGCATCTCGCTGCGCGTGGTGAGCACGACGACGCGGCGTTCGACGCCGGCGTCCTTGGGGGCGTCGCTGGCGGCGAGGAGCATGCCGTTGGAGTCTTCGCCCCGGATCTTGCGGGGCGCCAGGTTGGCGACGATGACGATGGTGGCGCCGACGAGGTCGGAGGGCTGGTAGTACTGACGGATGCCCGCGCAGATCTGGCGGGGCGTGCCCGAGCCGTCTTCGACCTGGAGTTTGTACAGGCGGTCGGCGGTCGGGTGCGGCTCGCACGAGAGCACCTTGGCGACGCGGAGGTCGACCTTGGCGAACTCCTCGAAGGTGATGGTGGGCTTGGGCTGGGGCTCGCCGGCGGACTGGCCCGCGGCGGACGGTGCGACCTCGGACATGGGCAACACTCCCGATCGCCCGGCGCGGGCGAGGCCGACTCTAGGTGCGCGTTGCGCCGGGCGGGCGGTGCGCTACGAGCCGGAGGTGCTGGGCGCGGGCGTGCTCGTCGCGGGCTCGTTGCTCGGCGCGTCGGCGGGTTCTTCGGCGGGTTCTGAGCCGTCGGGCGTGCGGACCCAGCGGCCGTCGCGCCAGTAGACGGCGCGCGGGTCGACTTCGAAGACGCGGGCCACGCCATCGGGGGTTGGATCGTGCAGGGGCGCCCCGGCATCGGTCACGACCTGGGCGGCCCAGGAGCGCTGGGTTCCCTCGAGCACCCAGGATTCGAAACGCAGGTGCGCCAGCAGTTCGGCGCGGGTCAGCCGGGGGCCGGGGTTGCCCGCGCAATGGAAGCAGATGCGCGGGTCGGCACGCCCGCGCTTGAGCAGGCGGTCGTTGCCGCACTCCGGGCAGGGCCAGCGTTCGGCCTCGCGCGAGAGCGACGAGACGCTGCCCGCGCCCAGGCGACGCAGCAGCGTGTCGTAGCGGTCGAGCGAGGCTCGCACCGCGGGCCGCGCGAGCAACTGACGGGCGCGGAGCCCTTCGCCGCTGCGAACGAGCCCGAGAAAGAGCACGGCCTGGTACTCGTCGGACTCGACGGCGGTGGGCGGGCCGGCCTGCATCCAGGGCGGGGGCGCGTGGCGCGGGTCGAACGTCCGCGCGAGCGCGACGAGCCACCGGCGTTCGCCCTCGTCGCGGGTGAGGTCGGCGAGCGCGAGGCACGCGGCGGCGCTGATCCACCCGGAGCCAGGGGCCGCCCGTCCGGTCTCGAACGCGAGCACGAGCAGGGTGGTCGCGAGCTCGCGCGAATCGGCGTCTGGCGCTTCGGCGGCGGCCTCTTCGCCCAGGAGCAGATACGCCTCGGGATCTGTGGGCGCCAGCGCCAGCAGCCGGTCGGAGAGGCGTCGCTCGATCGGTTCGGCGGGCGGGATCGCCTGCCCGGCTGCTTCGGGGGGCGTCGGGGGCGCGGGCTGCGCGTGGGCCGCCACGGCGGCGGCGAGGATGACGGCGGGCACGAGCCGGCGTGTCATGAGGCACCCCCACCGAAGCGGAGCAGGTTGAGTCGGAGCATCGCGCGTTCACCGGCCTCGATCTGCGAGAAGACGTGGCGTGCGCCGGCGCGGGAGGCTTCCAGGTCGGCGAGGGCGGCCTTGGCCTCGGAAGCGGCATCGGCCCGCTCGGACGCAACCATGTACGCGAGGAGTTCGCACAGCGACACCTGCTCGGCGGCGAAGGCCTGGATGCGTCCGGAGGCGACCTGCACGCGAGCGGCACGGCGGGCGTCGAGCTCGAGCAGGCCGAACGGCTCGCGCCCGGTGACGAGCAGC
Above is a window of Planctomycetota bacterium DNA encoding:
- the rplT gene encoding 50S ribosomal protein L20, producing MPRVRKGAARAQARKRVLRKARGYFGVKSKNKYHAVNALVRAGVYRFRDRRRVKRDYRRLWVTRITAACHMRGTRYSLFLNGIKRSGILLNRKMLSQIAIEDPKLFDTICQSAVQASRATPAKTA
- a CDS encoding DUF4286 family protein, with protein sequence MHQVVYTVAAFLPDDAVRQEYVRWLQDGHTAAVVRGGALAAEVVLVLEPAAPPQVITRYVFPDRAAYDRYVAEVAPALRAEGVQRFGTRGVRFERTLGTIL
- a CDS encoding agmatinase family protein — translated: MPFDPDAAAQPGAGIFGLPENAADAGVVLVPVPFDATTSYRRGTAGGPRAVFEASMQVDLFDPRLGRVYERGIVMQPEDAKIRRANAEARRAADPIIARGGVEPDAPVPASVRRSLAKVNAACERVNEIVDARVSEILEAGRVPGVLGGEHSVPFGAIRAVARRFPGVGILHVDAHMDLREAFEGFAWSHASIMHNVLTRLAGVAHVVQVGIRDFGERERAFALEQGSRVRVWYDHELAEALLEGERWSVLAAKIIRSLPRQVYVSFDIDALDPSLCPHTGTPVPGGLSFHQASLLLEALRASGRTVVGFDLVEVAPGAKGSPEWDANVGARVLYKLCGLAGSVEPTGRRRAGGRPAR
- the metG gene encoding methionine--tRNA ligase subunit beta, translating into MSEVAPSAAGQSAGEPQPKPTITFEEFAKVDLRVAKVLSCEPHPTADRLYKLQVEDGSGTPRQICAGIRQYYQPSDLVGATIVIVANLAPRKIRGEDSNGMLLAASDAPKDAGVERRVVVLTTRSEMPPGSIVS
- a CDS encoding sigma-70 family RNA polymerase sigma factor, translated to MGHEHPRHEEAVGSALPSGGDGPDADLARVLREAAGGSQQAWGVLVGMYGRRIFALAKSRCRKREVAEDITQSVLATVATKLSSGEYVEQGRFEAWLFRVVMNRVRDHVRSVRRRPEMAAGEAVEGVAASGHAATGGSELDALRSAMDRLADADREVIELRHHGGMSFKEMAEMLGEPLGTLLARHHRALRKLREMMEAAEVRGEVTT
- a CDS encoding site-2 protease family protein; this encodes MTGWWLSDIWHLNPVFALAWLGWVIVSITLHELAHGWVAILCGDDVPIRSGHMTWNPTVHIPFPWAWIMLALFGFTWGLMPVQPANFRGRYDDAKVSFAGPAMNLLLAAVCLVLDVAWLTFMTSTPDPFHANVHTVLWTGLMINLMGFMFNLLPVPPLDGSHILRSLVPAYRRIWEGPNAAMYGMAAFAALFLFGGRYVWEAVHTTAAFAVRAGLTLAGGDWRSPI
- a CDS encoding RNA polymerase sigma factor, yielding MEQASDEVLFEQYRTGDRGALRTLIERHQAELMRFLIRLAGDAAGAEDVFQETFLQIHLSADTFDPTRRFRPWLFTIAANKARDYLRRKGRRRMLELSAPVDNGSDDSGTSYVDLMEINLPGPDARLDAEETSRLVQEALDEMPPLLREILLLAYFQRLSYAQMHDELGIPLGTVKSRLHAAVAAFAKKWDALARARGSTEDHPRTPPHTP
- a CDS encoding bL35 family ribosomal protein, producing the protein MSKNKSHKGLLKRIRITKTGKVRHRMAGHKHLRSGKGGQRLLQMRKDPYMASADTKRLEKLLYRRLRGRTQPKSAMRRSPSPAQRRAARQAAKSS